Proteins found in one Terriglobia bacterium genomic segment:
- a CDS encoding peptidylprolyl isomerase, with the protein MILLKIHAYSVALFLAFPLLLLAQGGGSKYPNGLYAEVTTNKGLIVLQLEFQKTPMTAANFVGLAEGTIKNTALPEGTPYFNGTRFHRVVPGHVIQTGIPANGKTQGPGYQFPNEIRLPDLNHNRAGMLNMANSGPHTNGSQWCIMLGDRSYLNGDYTVFGHVVQGLDVVFAVVQGDEVQSVKIVRVGAAAERFRPTTDSFQKMVAAARARVQQADAKKKAEEERMIRRSWPKATVMANGVKFVVVREGRGEIPAAGTRVQVSYSGRYLKGLSFVSTADGGKPYFGDQPEPFEFEVGKAVVNRGLDAAIAQMKRGEKRIVIVPPGQAYGTGGYYDREKPGQKRFHISPNMTLVYEVEIHEIPSR; encoded by the coding sequence ATGATCCTTCTGAAGATTCATGCCTATTCTGTGGCCCTGTTTCTTGCGTTCCCGCTGCTTCTGCTCGCACAGGGTGGGGGCAGCAAATACCCGAACGGCCTGTATGCCGAGGTGACCACCAACAAGGGGCTGATCGTCCTGCAGCTTGAATTCCAGAAAACGCCGATGACGGCGGCCAATTTTGTCGGCCTGGCGGAAGGCACGATCAAGAACACTGCACTCCCCGAGGGCACACCCTATTTTAACGGCACCAGGTTTCACCGGGTGGTGCCGGGGCACGTCATTCAAACCGGCATCCCGGCCAATGGGAAGACGCAGGGTCCAGGGTATCAATTCCCGAACGAAATCCGCCTTCCCGACCTCAATCACAATCGCGCCGGCATGCTGAATATGGCGAACTCCGGCCCGCACACCAACGGCAGCCAATGGTGCATCATGCTGGGTGACCGGTCCTATCTTAACGGTGACTACACGGTATTCGGCCATGTCGTCCAGGGCCTCGACGTGGTATTTGCCGTCGTTCAAGGCGACGAGGTGCAGTCGGTCAAAATCGTTCGTGTCGGTGCGGCAGCCGAGCGGTTTCGGCCGACGACCGATTCCTTTCAGAAAATGGTCGCGGCGGCCAGGGCACGCGTCCAACAGGCGGATGCGAAGAAGAAGGCCGAGGAAGAAAGGATGATCCGCCGCAGCTGGCCGAAAGCGACTGTAATGGCGAATGGCGTGAAGTTTGTCGTGGTCCGCGAGGGCCGGGGGGAAATACCGGCCGCCGGGACCCGGGTGCAAGTCTCCTATTCAGGGAGGTATCTGAAAGGATTGAGTTTTGTCAGCACGGCCGACGGCGGCAAGCCGTATTTCGGCGACCAGCCCGAGCCGTTCGAGTTCGAGGTCGGCAAAGCAGTGGTCAATCGCGGATTGGATGCCGCGATCGCACAGATGAAGAGGGGGGAAAAGCGCATCGTGATCGTTCCGCCCGGCCAGGCATACGGTACCGGCGGCTATTACGACAGGGAAAAGCCGGGCCAGAAACGCTTCCACATTTCCCCCAACATGACGCTGGTCTACGAAGTCGAAATCCATGAAATTCCAAGTCGATAA
- a CDS encoding glycyl-radical enzyme activating protein, with amino-acid sequence MIFGTVFNISRYAIHDGPGIRTTVFLKGCPLSCWWCHNPESISPHPEISLRLNRCIRCGTCVDQCPNHALSITDDEVTTDPASCQLCFECAKVCPSDAREVVGRSMTVAEVMTEIKKDVPFYDESGGGVTFSGGEPLMQPAFLLELLDACGRLDIHRAVDTSGHAGRDTLLEVAERTDLFLYDLKHMDPVIHRKFTGVSNELILENLKALSCRPVAIRIRFPLIPGVNDDPLNVERTACFLQKLHRVCYIDILPYHDVASSKYKRFGYNYKLRGLPPSDAAHLQDIAATLSSYGLCVTIGGNEYERTYPQAQAMQP; translated from the coding sequence TTGATTTTCGGGACTGTTTTCAACATCAGCCGCTATGCGATCCATGACGGTCCGGGTATCCGAACCACCGTGTTTTTAAAGGGATGCCCGCTGAGCTGCTGGTGGTGCCACAATCCGGAGAGCATTTCTCCGCATCCGGAAATCTCTTTGCGGCTGAATCGCTGCATTCGCTGCGGCACCTGCGTCGATCAGTGCCCGAACCACGCCCTTTCCATTACGGATGATGAGGTTACCACCGACCCGGCATCCTGCCAGCTCTGTTTCGAGTGCGCCAAGGTGTGCCCTTCGGATGCGCGCGAAGTTGTGGGCCGGTCCATGACCGTCGCCGAGGTGATGACGGAGATTAAGAAGGACGTGCCTTTTTACGATGAATCCGGCGGCGGAGTCACATTTTCGGGTGGAGAGCCGCTGATGCAGCCGGCCTTCCTGCTGGAACTCCTGGATGCCTGCGGGCGGCTGGACATCCATCGAGCGGTCGATACCTCAGGGCATGCCGGCAGGGACACCCTGCTGGAAGTTGCTGAAAGGACCGACCTGTTCCTGTATGACCTGAAGCACATGGATCCCGTGATCCACAGGAAGTTCACAGGCGTGAGCAACGAGCTGATTCTCGAGAACCTCAAAGCTCTGTCATGCCGGCCTGTCGCAATCCGGATCCGGTTTCCTCTCATCCCGGGAGTCAACGATGACCCGCTCAATGTGGAACGGACCGCATGTTTTCTCCAGAAGCTGCACCGAGTGTGCTACATCGATATCCTGCCGTATCACGATGTCGCAAGCAGCAAATATAAGCGGTTCGGCTATAATTACAAGTTGCGCGGACTTCCCCCTTCTGACGCCGCCCATCTCCAGGACATCGCTGCGACGCTCAGCAGTTACGGTTTGTGCGTGACCATCGGAGGCAACGAATATGAACGAACGTATCCGCAAGCTCAGGCAATGCAGCCATGA
- a CDS encoding SAM-dependent methyltransferase: MVRPAPKDELNWLSGDPRLHELMERYPILWEDAGRELVAALEDGCAQTLSDLASAARSTAEFWKGRIRRSRNNLRVIESALPYLVRSRMTLLALDKCFLAAATGKASGKVRFNLINGYIIQKLLFSDHLTRKPASLGWFRFWWRIVGQKRLLMPLVQPKGIYCFYSRKLIEELARLLGTRMCLEIGAGDGTLSRFLAAKGVRIAATDDHSWKHAVEYSEAVERLDARQALDKYEPQTVICSWPPPANSFERHVFATKSVELYVVIGSRYRFASGNWEAYSNQSRFEWNHDPTLAGYVLPPELESAILIFRRKPAQEAP, translated from the coding sequence ATGGTCAGACCGGCTCCTAAGGACGAGTTGAATTGGCTGAGCGGCGATCCCCGTCTGCACGAGTTGATGGAGCGTTATCCCATCCTGTGGGAGGATGCCGGCCGTGAGCTTGTTGCCGCCCTCGAAGATGGCTGCGCGCAGACACTGAGCGACCTGGCCTCGGCGGCCAGGTCGACCGCGGAATTCTGGAAGGGCAGGATCCGCAGAAGCCGCAATAATCTAAGGGTGATCGAATCCGCGTTGCCGTACCTGGTCAGAAGCAGGATGACACTCCTCGCTCTGGATAAGTGCTTCCTCGCCGCCGCTACGGGGAAAGCTTCCGGCAAGGTCCGCTTCAACCTGATCAATGGCTACATAATCCAGAAACTGCTATTCAGCGATCACCTCACGCGCAAGCCTGCTTCGCTGGGCTGGTTCAGATTCTGGTGGCGCATTGTGGGCCAGAAGCGACTGTTGATGCCCCTGGTACAGCCCAAAGGGATCTATTGTTTCTATTCGCGGAAACTGATCGAGGAGCTGGCGCGGTTGCTCGGCACCCGGATGTGCCTCGAGATCGGAGCCGGCGACGGAACGCTCTCGCGCTTCCTCGCCGCCAAAGGAGTGCGCATTGCTGCAACCGACGATCACAGCTGGAAACATGCCGTCGAATACTCCGAGGCGGTCGAGCGGCTGGATGCCAGGCAGGCACTTGACAAATACGAGCCGCAGACGGTGATTTGCTCGTGGCCGCCGCCGGCTAACAGTTTCGAGCGCCATGTGTTCGCAACGAAGAGCGTCGAGCTGTACGTGGTCATCGGCAGCCGCTACCGGTTCGCCAGCGGAAATTGGGAGGCCTACTCAAACCAATCCAGGTTCGAGTGGAATCACGACCCGACGCTGGCCGGCTATGTGCTTCCACCGGAACTGGAAAGCGCAATCCTCATCTTCCGCAGGAAGCCGGCACAGGAGGCGCCCTAA
- a CDS encoding glycyl radical protein, with product MNERIRKLRQCSHETRPCISHERAELLTDFYAENEGRYSIPVMRGLHFKHQCEKKTIYIGAGELIVGERGPFPKSVSTYPELNCHSVEDLEILNSRKMTSFGVSRETIEVYRNKVIPYWHTRSMRAKVFANIPQEWKDYYEAGMFTEFMEQRAPGHTTLDGTIYQKGMLDFKREIAESLAQLDYLNDPEATDKAEELKGMDYSCDAAIIFAERHADLAEKMAREETDGARRRELLKIADVCRWVPAHAPRDLWEALQMYWFVHLGTITELNGWDAMNPGHLDQHLLPFYEMGLKEGTLTRDQAKELISCLWIKFNNHPAPPKVGVTAAESGTYNDFTNINLGGLKRDGSDGVNEVSYVILEVIDELHLLQPQANIQLSRKTPDHFLKAACRVIRKGYGYPSVFNADEVVTEQVRMGKSVEDAREGGCSGCIETGCFGKEAYVLTGYLNTPKILELALNNGVDPLSGRQIGPKTGDPREFQNFNELYDTFARQLHHVVDLKIQVNNYIERMFAAWAPATFLSVVINDCIRKGKDYYHGGPRYNTNYIQCVGIGTITDSLSAIKKHVFEDKKITMDRLLTALHDNFKDAELLRLTLVNRTPAFGNDDDFADSIMQRVYASLFDAIDGKPNTKRTTYHLDMLSTTCHIYFGKKLGASANGRFAGLPESDGTSPSHGADRRGPTAVVRSLSKMDQFKSGGTLLNQKFLPSVLAGEEGLVKMAALIRTYFRLDGHHIQFNVVDAETLRDAQKHPDNYRDLLVRVAGYSDYFVDLDIYHQEEIIARTTQETI from the coding sequence ATGAACGAACGTATCCGCAAGCTCAGGCAATGCAGCCATGAAACCAGGCCGTGCATCTCGCACGAGCGCGCCGAACTGCTGACGGACTTTTATGCCGAGAATGAGGGCAGATACTCGATTCCCGTGATGCGAGGCCTGCACTTCAAGCACCAGTGCGAGAAGAAGACCATATACATCGGTGCCGGCGAATTGATTGTGGGCGAGCGGGGCCCGTTCCCGAAGTCGGTATCGACTTATCCGGAACTGAACTGCCATTCCGTAGAAGATCTCGAGATTCTCAACTCCAGGAAAATGACGTCATTTGGGGTTTCCCGTGAGACGATCGAGGTCTATCGAAATAAAGTGATTCCATACTGGCACACCCGCAGCATGCGCGCCAAGGTGTTCGCCAATATTCCGCAGGAGTGGAAGGATTATTACGAAGCGGGCATGTTCACCGAATTCATGGAACAGCGCGCGCCCGGGCACACGACTCTCGACGGAACGATCTATCAAAAGGGGATGCTCGATTTCAAACGGGAAATCGCCGAAAGCCTGGCGCAACTTGACTACCTCAACGATCCCGAGGCTACGGACAAAGCCGAAGAGTTGAAAGGAATGGACTATTCCTGCGATGCCGCCATCATCTTCGCCGAAAGGCACGCCGACCTTGCCGAGAAGATGGCCCGGGAGGAAACGGACGGGGCCAGAAGACGGGAGTTGCTCAAGATCGCCGATGTCTGCCGCTGGGTGCCTGCCCATGCGCCGCGGGACCTGTGGGAAGCCCTGCAGATGTATTGGTTCGTGCACCTGGGCACGATCACGGAATTGAATGGCTGGGATGCCATGAATCCCGGACATCTGGATCAGCATCTGCTGCCTTTCTACGAGATGGGATTGAAGGAGGGAACCTTGACCCGGGACCAGGCGAAGGAACTGATCTCCTGCCTGTGGATCAAGTTCAACAACCACCCCGCCCCTCCCAAAGTCGGCGTCACTGCCGCGGAAAGCGGCACATACAACGACTTCACCAACATCAACCTCGGCGGCCTGAAGCGGGACGGAAGCGACGGGGTGAATGAGGTCTCTTACGTTATTCTCGAGGTAATCGACGAGCTGCACCTGTTGCAGCCGCAAGCCAACATCCAGCTGAGCCGCAAGACCCCGGATCATTTCCTGAAAGCGGCCTGCCGGGTGATTCGGAAGGGTTACGGATATCCATCGGTTTTCAATGCCGATGAGGTGGTCACGGAGCAGGTGCGCATGGGCAAGTCCGTGGAGGACGCCCGGGAAGGCGGCTGCAGCGGCTGCATCGAGACCGGGTGCTTCGGCAAAGAAGCCTACGTGCTCACCGGGTATCTCAATACTCCGAAGATACTCGAGCTGGCGCTGAACAACGGCGTGGATCCACTCTCCGGCAGGCAGATTGGGCCAAAAACCGGCGACCCGAGAGAATTTCAAAATTTCAACGAACTCTACGACACCTTTGCCAGACAGCTCCACCACGTTGTGGACCTGAAGATCCAGGTCAACAACTACATCGAGCGCATGTTCGCCGCCTGGGCTCCGGCCACCTTCCTGTCTGTGGTCATCAACGACTGCATCCGGAAGGGCAAGGACTATTACCATGGCGGGCCGCGCTACAACACGAATTACATCCAATGCGTAGGGATCGGCACGATCACCGACAGCCTGTCCGCCATCAAGAAGCACGTGTTTGAGGACAAGAAGATCACGATGGACCGGCTCCTGACTGCGCTGCACGACAACTTCAAGGACGCTGAACTACTGCGCCTGACCCTGGTGAACAGGACGCCTGCATTCGGCAACGACGACGATTTTGCCGATTCCATAATGCAGCGGGTCTACGCCTCCCTGTTCGATGCCATCGACGGAAAACCCAATACCAAAAGGACCACATACCATCTGGACATGCTCTCAACCACCTGCCACATCTATTTCGGGAAGAAGCTGGGCGCATCGGCGAACGGTCGGTTTGCGGGTTTGCCCGAATCGGACGGCACGTCGCCTTCGCATGGAGCGGACCGACGCGGGCCCACCGCTGTGGTCCGGTCCCTGAGCAAGATGGATCAGTTTAAGTCAGGCGGGACCCTGCTGAACCAGAAGTTCCTTCCCAGCGTGCTTGCCGGTGAGGAGGGCCTGGTCAAGATGGCCGCGCTCATCCGCACCTACTTCCGGCTCGACGGCCACCACATCCAATTTAATGTCGTCGATGCCGAAACGCTGCGCGATGCGCAGAAGCACCCGGACAACTACCGCGATCTGCTGGTGCGCGTGGCAGGCTACAGTGATTACTTCGTGGATCTGGACATCTACCACCAGGAAGAGATCATCGCCCGCACCACGCAGGAAACCATCTAG
- a CDS encoding S9 family peptidase, with amino-acid sequence MVLSQGTPADYERARNLRAQTQGLVYDSPERPAWIEKSHRFWYRKSVKGGNVFMLVDADPLHKQPAFDHDRIAASLSAAAGRKYTGVTLPFNTVSFVDNGGAIEFQIGSVPLPQGVESDLLFPPGPRTNTGWRCDLSTYACTRVGGADTPQGPAGRGGQPPAGGRGAQQTEPQPRVSPDQKSEAFIRNFNVWVRNRDTGKELQLSWDGSEGDYYSWNMQWSPDSAKLAAFRTKPGYKREVRYIQSSPEDQLQPKYSSIIYNKPGDVIDVNMPVLFQVDTRKQINIDNHLFATPYANEQIRWWRDSRAFTFEYNQRGHQVYRIIEVDAVTGTPRALINEEMPTFFCYSGKKFRADINDGKEIIWMSERDGWNHLYLYDGTTGAVKNQITKGQWVVRGVDKVDEGARQIWFRASGMYPGKDPYFVYYYRINFDGSGLVVLTQGDGTHSINFPSTGRGGGGRGGPGGASGGSGSFSADLAYYVDTYSRVDLPPVMELHRTSDQKVLMEVERADMQDLLKSGWVGPEVFVAKGRDGKTDIWGIICRPRNLDPSKKYPVIENIYAGPQDSFVPKAFNPYNAMQSLAELGFIVVQIDGMGTSNRSKAFHDVCWKNLGDAGFPDRILWHEAVAAKYPYYDISRVGIYGTSAGGQSSMGALLFHPEFYKVAVSNSGCHDNRMDKIWWNEQWMGYPIGPEYSAASNVDNANKLRGKLMLVVGEMDTNVDPASTFQVCNALIKARKYFDLLYVPGGGHGAGGEYGERKRNDFFVKHLLGVEPPDWNQITAGDGR; translated from the coding sequence ATGGTTCTCTCTCAAGGGACGCCGGCGGATTACGAGCGCGCCAGAAACCTGCGTGCGCAGACGCAGGGCCTGGTATACGACAGCCCTGAGCGGCCTGCCTGGATCGAAAAGAGTCATCGTTTCTGGTATCGCAAATCGGTCAAGGGCGGAAACGTGTTCATGTTGGTGGATGCCGATCCGCTCCATAAGCAGCCCGCATTTGATCACGACAGAATCGCGGCTTCGCTCTCAGCGGCGGCGGGACGGAAGTATACCGGCGTGACGCTGCCGTTCAACACCGTCAGTTTCGTGGATAACGGTGGCGCGATCGAATTTCAGATCGGGTCGGTGCCGTTGCCGCAAGGTGTCGAATCCGATCTGCTGTTTCCCCCGGGACCTCGAACCAATACAGGGTGGCGATGCGATCTCTCCACCTATGCCTGCACCAGGGTCGGTGGAGCGGATACGCCTCAGGGGCCCGCCGGCCGGGGCGGACAACCGCCCGCTGGCGGGCGTGGAGCACAGCAGACCGAACCGCAGCCCAGGGTATCGCCGGATCAAAAGTCGGAGGCGTTTATCCGGAATTTCAATGTTTGGGTGCGCAATCGGGATACCGGGAAAGAACTTCAGTTGAGCTGGGACGGATCAGAAGGAGACTACTATTCCTGGAATATGCAATGGTCTCCCGATTCGGCGAAACTGGCGGCCTTTCGCACCAAGCCGGGCTACAAGAGAGAGGTCCGCTATATACAGTCTTCTCCTGAGGACCAGCTCCAGCCGAAGTACTCATCCATCATATACAACAAACCAGGCGACGTGATCGATGTCAACATGCCGGTGCTCTTCCAGGTGGACACCCGGAAGCAGATCAATATCGACAATCACCTCTTTGCGACTCCGTATGCCAACGAACAGATCAGATGGTGGCGGGACAGCCGGGCCTTTACCTTTGAATATAACCAGCGGGGACACCAGGTGTACAGGATCATAGAAGTGGATGCCGTCACCGGCACGCCCCGGGCGCTCATTAACGAGGAAATGCCGACTTTCTTCTGCTACTCGGGCAAGAAATTCCGCGCCGACATCAACGATGGCAAGGAAATCATCTGGATGTCGGAACGGGACGGCTGGAATCACCTTTACCTTTATGACGGCACAACGGGGGCGGTGAAGAATCAAATCACCAAAGGGCAGTGGGTGGTGCGCGGCGTGGACAAGGTCGATGAAGGCGCCCGCCAGATCTGGTTCCGGGCCAGCGGCATGTATCCCGGCAAGGATCCCTATTTTGTTTATTACTATCGGATCAATTTTGACGGCAGCGGATTAGTAGTGCTCACGCAGGGCGATGGGACGCACTCCATCAATTTCCCCTCGACGGGCCGGGGCGGCGGCGGTCGAGGAGGACCCGGCGGAGCTTCCGGAGGGTCCGGCAGCTTCTCTGCAGACCTGGCCTATTACGTCGATACTTATTCGCGGGTGGATCTGCCTCCGGTGATGGAACTGCACCGAACGTCCGACCAGAAGGTGCTCATGGAAGTCGAGCGCGCCGACATGCAGGACCTGCTGAAGTCCGGCTGGGTTGGACCTGAAGTGTTCGTTGCCAAGGGGAGAGACGGCAAAACGGACATCTGGGGAATCATTTGCCGGCCTCGAAACCTGGATCCATCCAAAAAGTATCCGGTGATTGAAAACATTTACGCCGGCCCGCAGGATTCCTTCGTGCCCAAAGCATTCAATCCGTACAATGCCATGCAATCGCTCGCCGAGCTGGGTTTCATCGTGGTGCAGATCGACGGCATGGGGACCAGCAACCGGTCCAAGGCATTCCACGACGTCTGCTGGAAGAACCTCGGAGACGCAGGCTTCCCGGACAGGATCCTGTGGCATGAGGCCGTGGCTGCCAAATATCCCTACTACGATATTTCGCGGGTGGGAATCTACGGCACCTCTGCCGGCGGACAGAGCTCCATGGGCGCACTTCTGTTTCACCCGGAGTTTTACAAAGTGGCGGTTTCCAATTCCGGCTGCCACGACAACCGGATGGACAAGATCTGGTGGAACGAACAATGGATGGGATATCCGATCGGCCCGGAGTACTCCGCGGCATCGAACGTGGACAACGCGAACAAGCTGCGAGGGAAACTGATGCTCGTGGTCGGCGAGATGGACACCAACGTCGACCCTGCGTCCACGTTTCAGGTGTGCAATGCCCTGATCAAAGCCAGGAAATACTTTGATCTGCTCTATGTACCGGGCGGCGGGCATGGGGCAGGGGGTGAATACGGGGAACGCAAACGCAACGACTTCTTCGTGAAGCATCTCCTGGGAGTCGAACCGCCGGACTGGAATCAGATAACCGCGGGTGACGGGCGCTGA